A window of the Lolium perenne isolate Kyuss_39 chromosome 7, Kyuss_2.0, whole genome shotgun sequence genome harbors these coding sequences:
- the LOC139833579 gene encoding uncharacterized protein — protein MMDEEDEDGVDNEVDSDESGGSNTSDDNEEADPIPSSWNHDLSEAMIVDDRHDSAWEYSMNTISVGARYADKRHLQEAITQWAMNTQRVFRTTVSSQKFLTVVCSDARCPSRVHGYCPKYDTTWVVSDFVPHTCVLKSMLKDHRNLTSTLIARLFYKEIVENTAMGVKAIQNRVHLQYKYVIEYGKAWRAKQTALENRFGTFYDAYDGVVRLLHTLKDRNPGTHVDIQDFVIPEFPNVRVLQRVFFAFSICIEAFMHCRPVMCVDGTFLTGRYKGQILTAIGVDGNNRCS, from the exons atgatggacgaggaagacgaggatggaGTGGACAATGAGGTTGACTCAGATGAATCCGGTGGATCCAATACTTCAGATGATAACGAAGAGGCGGATCCGATCCCCTCTTCTTGGAACCATGATTTGTCGGAGGCAATGATAGTCGATGATCGGCACGATTCTGCCTGGGAGTACAGCATGAACACCATCTCAGTTGGTGCTAGATATGCTGACAAGAGACATCTGCAGGAAGCAATCACTCAGTGGGCAATGAACACGCAAAGGGTATTCAGAACCACCGTTTCAAGTCAGAAATTCTTGACAGTGGTCTGCAGCGATGCTAGATGTCCATCAAGGGTGCATGGGTACTGTCCGAAGTATGACACAACATGGGTGGTGAGCGACTTCGTGCCGCACACATGTGTCCTTAAGAGTATGTTGAAGGATCACCGAAACCTTACATCCACTCTTATTGCTCGCCTGTTCTACAAGGAGATTGTAGAGAATACAGCAATGGGGGTTAAAGCCATCCAGAATAGAGTTCACCTTCAATATAAGTATGTAATTGAATATGGCAAGGCATGGAGGGCTAAACAGACGGCACTGGAGAACAGATTCGGGACCTTCTATGATGCTTATGACGGTGTCGTCCGTCTCCTGCACACATTGAAGGACCGGAATCCGGGCACCCATGTGGACATACAAGACTTTGTGATACCAGAGTTCCCTAATGTCAGGGTTCTGCAGAGGGTGTTTTTCGCATTCAGCATATGCATCGAGGCTTTCATGCACTGTCGTCCGGTGATGTGTGTAGATGGAACTTTTCTAACTGGGAGGTACAAGGGACAGATTCTGACAGCAATTGGAGTGGATGGCAACAATCGAT GCAGTTAA